The following are from one region of the Mustela lutreola isolate mMusLut2 chromosome 9, mMusLut2.pri, whole genome shotgun sequence genome:
- the CSNK2A1 gene encoding casein kinase II subunit alpha isoform X2 has product MYEILKALDYCHSMGIMHRDVKPHNVMIDHEHRKLRLIDWGLAEFYHPGQEYNVRVASRYFKGPELLVDYQMYDYSLDMWSLGCMLASMIFRKEPFFHGHDNYDQLVRIAKVLGTEDLYDYIDKYNIELDPRFNDILGRHSRKRWERFVHSENQHLVSPEALDFLDKLLRYDHQSRLTAREAMEHPYFYTVVKDQARMGSSSMPGGSTPVSSANMMSGISSVPTPSPLGPLAGSPVIAAANPLGMPVPAAAGAQQ; this is encoded by the exons ATGTATGAGATTCTGAAG GCCCTGGATTATTGTCACAGCATGGGAATTATGCACAGAGATGTGAAGCCCCATAATGTCATGATTGATCATGAGCACAGAAAG ctacGACTAATAGACTGGGGTTTGGCTGAGTTTTACCATCCTGGCCAAGAATATAATGTCAGAGTTGCTTCCCGATACTTCAAAGGTCCTGAGCTACTTGTAGACTATCAG ATGTATGATTATAGTTTGGATATGTGGAGCTTGGGTTGTATGCTGGCAAGTATGATCTTCCGGAAGGAGCCATTTTTCCATGGACACGATAATTATGATCAG TTGGTGAGGATAGCCAAGGTTCTGGGGACAGAAGACTTATATGACTATATTGACAAATACAACATTGAATTAGATCCACGTTTCAACGATATCTTAGGGAG ACACTCCCGTAAGCGATGGGAACGCTTTGTCCACAGTGAAAACCAGCACCTTGTCAGCCCTGAGGCCTTGGATTTCTTGGACAAGCTGCTGCGATACGACCACCAGTCACGGCTCACGGCAAGAGAAGCCATGGAGCACCCCTATTTCT atacTGTTGTGAAGGACCAGGCTCGAATGGGCTCGTCTAGCATGCCGGGGGGCAGTACGCCTGTCAGCAGCGCCAATATGATGTCAG GGATTTCTTCAGTGCCAACCCCTTCACCCCTTGGACCTCTGGCAGGCTCACCAGTGATTGCTGCTGCCAACCCCCTTGGGATGCCTGTTCCAGCTGCCGCTGGCGCTCAGCAGTAA
- the CSNK2A1 gene encoding casein kinase II subunit alpha isoform X1 has product MSGPVPSRARVYTDVNTHRPREYWDYESHVVEWGNQDDYQLVRKLGRGKYSEVFEAINITNNEKVVVKILKPVKKKKIKREIKILENLRGGPNIITLADIVKDPVSRTPALVFEHVNNTDFKQLYQTLTDYDIRFYMYEILKALDYCHSMGIMHRDVKPHNVMIDHEHRKLRLIDWGLAEFYHPGQEYNVRVASRYFKGPELLVDYQMYDYSLDMWSLGCMLASMIFRKEPFFHGHDNYDQLVRIAKVLGTEDLYDYIDKYNIELDPRFNDILGRHSRKRWERFVHSENQHLVSPEALDFLDKLLRYDHQSRLTAREAMEHPYFYTVVKDQARMGSSSMPGGSTPVSSANMMSGISSVPTPSPLGPLAGSPVIAAANPLGMPVPAAAGAQQ; this is encoded by the exons ATGTCGGGACCCGTGCCAAGCAGGGCCAGAGTTTACACAGATGTTAATACGCACAGACCCCGAGAGTACTGGGATTATGAGTCACACGTGGTGGAGTGGgg TAATCAAGATGACTACCAGCTGGTTCGAAAATTAGGCCGGGGTAAATACAGTGAAGTATTTGAAGCCATCAACAtcacaaataatgaaaaagttgTTGTTAAAATTCTCAAG CcagtaaagaagaagaaaatcaagcGTGAAATAAAGATTTTGGAGAATTTACGAGGCGGTCCCAACATCATCACACTGGCAGACATTGTAAAAGACCCTGTG TCACGAACCCCTGCCTTGGTTTTTGAACACGTAAACAACACAGACTTCAAG CAATTGTACCAGACGTTAACAGACTATGATATTCGATTTTACATGTATGAGATTCTGAAG GCCCTGGATTATTGTCACAGCATGGGAATTATGCACAGAGATGTGAAGCCCCATAATGTCATGATTGATCATGAGCACAGAAAG ctacGACTAATAGACTGGGGTTTGGCTGAGTTTTACCATCCTGGCCAAGAATATAATGTCAGAGTTGCTTCCCGATACTTCAAAGGTCCTGAGCTACTTGTAGACTATCAG ATGTATGATTATAGTTTGGATATGTGGAGCTTGGGTTGTATGCTGGCAAGTATGATCTTCCGGAAGGAGCCATTTTTCCATGGACACGATAATTATGATCAG TTGGTGAGGATAGCCAAGGTTCTGGGGACAGAAGACTTATATGACTATATTGACAAATACAACATTGAATTAGATCCACGTTTCAACGATATCTTAGGGAG ACACTCCCGTAAGCGATGGGAACGCTTTGTCCACAGTGAAAACCAGCACCTTGTCAGCCCTGAGGCCTTGGATTTCTTGGACAAGCTGCTGCGATACGACCACCAGTCACGGCTCACGGCAAGAGAAGCCATGGAGCACCCCTATTTCT atacTGTTGTGAAGGACCAGGCTCGAATGGGCTCGTCTAGCATGCCGGGGGGCAGTACGCCTGTCAGCAGCGCCAATATGATGTCAG GGATTTCTTCAGTGCCAACCCCTTCACCCCTTGGACCTCTGGCAGGCTCACCAGTGATTGCTGCTGCCAACCCCCTTGGGATGCCTGTTCCAGCTGCCGCTGGCGCTCAGCAGTAA